One Rubritalea squalenifaciens DSM 18772 genomic region harbors:
- a CDS encoding division/cell wall cluster transcriptional repressor MraZ, which translates to MRTYEHTLEGVYEHKLDPKCRVSVPSDWRVSAGSGTLRLLRSTKYEKPILKVLTDQEFASLLAQVDERTEWSHAQRQLMRGRLFSDSQKTKLNPQGKLPIPKALCEMVGLEPDGPASLVGRGTYFEIVKPDYYHEMRVREDEEIAKLNADMGIF; encoded by the coding sequence ATGAGGACGTATGAACATACCCTGGAGGGGGTGTATGAACATAAGCTCGACCCCAAATGCCGGGTGTCGGTGCCGTCCGATTGGCGAGTGTCGGCTGGGAGTGGGACGTTACGTTTGCTGCGCTCCACGAAGTACGAGAAGCCGATCCTCAAGGTCCTGACAGACCAAGAGTTTGCGAGCTTGCTGGCACAAGTGGATGAGCGCACGGAGTGGTCTCATGCTCAAAGGCAGCTGATGAGAGGAAGACTCTTCTCTGATAGCCAGAAGACGAAGCTGAACCCGCAGGGGAAGCTTCCGATTCCGAAAGCACTATGTGAGATGGTTGGTCTCGAGCCGGATGGTCCGGCCTCCTTGGTGGGGCGGGGCACCTACTTCGAGATCGTGAAGCCAGATTACTACCACGAGATGCGTGTTCGCGAGGACGAGGAAATCGCCAAGCTCAACGCGGACATGGGCATCTTCTGA
- the rsmH gene encoding 16S rRNA (cytosine(1402)-N(4))-methyltransferase RsmH, translating to MKLKFLPAMAIAGAGNPMISCSENSWLCAEGANGVSGTDSEVPYYHETVLLEESVHFMAPAEGRVLVDGTLGGGGHTEKMLESGAAVYGIDRDPEALEHASKRLARFGERFQPVEGNFRDALKLMNARGIEKVDGVLVDLGVSSRQFDSDERGFSFSKEGPLDMRMGPSSPLTAADIVNSWEEQELARIFWEYGDERASRKIARHICQERQKQPYVTTTQLADSIEKLIPRHGKKIHPATKVFQALRIEVNDELGALRELLDTSADLLASGGRLCVISFHSLEDRMVKRFIKATSKEEIDRPEWPEPKPNPDFAFRELTRKPVKPSDQEVKRNARSRSAVLRVAERI from the coding sequence ATGAAGCTCAAATTTCTACCAGCCATGGCCATCGCCGGGGCAGGCAATCCAATGATTTCCTGTTCAGAGAATTCTTGGCTCTGCGCGGAAGGAGCAAATGGGGTGAGTGGTACCGATTCCGAGGTGCCTTATTATCACGAAACAGTGCTTCTCGAAGAGTCGGTACACTTCATGGCACCAGCTGAGGGCAGAGTGCTTGTGGATGGTACACTCGGAGGTGGCGGTCACACTGAAAAGATGCTGGAGAGTGGCGCTGCGGTTTACGGCATTGATCGTGATCCGGAGGCTCTCGAGCATGCAAGTAAACGTCTGGCTCGATTCGGTGAGCGTTTTCAGCCGGTGGAAGGCAACTTCCGTGATGCCCTGAAACTGATGAATGCCAGAGGCATTGAGAAAGTGGACGGGGTCCTTGTGGATCTGGGAGTTTCGTCACGTCAATTTGACAGTGATGAGCGAGGGTTCTCTTTCTCTAAAGAAGGACCACTGGATATGAGGATGGGGCCATCTTCTCCACTAACTGCTGCAGACATCGTAAACAGCTGGGAAGAGCAAGAATTGGCTCGCATTTTCTGGGAGTATGGAGATGAACGCGCATCGCGAAAGATTGCCCGTCACATCTGCCAGGAAAGGCAGAAACAGCCCTATGTCACCACGACCCAGTTAGCGGACAGCATCGAGAAACTGATCCCTCGTCACGGTAAGAAGATTCATCCTGCCACCAAGGTGTTTCAAGCGCTCAGGATTGAGGTGAATGATGAGCTGGGGGCTCTACGTGAGTTACTCGATACCTCAGCAGACCTGCTGGCTAGTGGCGGTCGCCTCTGCGTGATCAGCTTCCATAGCTTGGAGGACCGCATGGTGAAAAGATTTATCAAGGCTACCTCGAAAGAGGAGATCGATAGGCCTGAATGGCCGGAACCTAAACCAAACCCTGACTTCGCGTTCCGCGAGCTTACCCGCAAGCCGGTGAAGCCCTCGGATCAAGAGGTCAAGCGAAACGCCCGCTCACGTAGTGCCGTGTTGCGTGTCGCTGAACGAATTTAA
- a CDS encoding peptidoglycan D,D-transpeptidase FtsI family protein, with protein sequence MDKTAQSRSLILCLVIVAGLSLLSVRLVNLQVVNRTLYAEKAGRSYERTYELMAERGVLLDRNDEIIARTIRTQSVMVDKYHLEDPRIAAKGLACRELMSDPEWNLWDAEKRKHKINIKSRKILAEMDTTEIVSEHLEYAIDMLFRPLGMSREELKDKIGSLDSKPKDKIIYKDLPAELATLLDELISERYIQGFRFHESVKRYYTSPWLATHLTGYVDHEGHGMAGIERSLDEYLSGKNGYRKEMRDITGMVMPAHKGSTLPPKNGKNVKLTLDMGLQAICEEELDKGMAEFQGVKGCIVLMDPHTGEILAMASRPHFNLNNREGVAEYGFNYALQAIYEPGSTFKVVAAASALNEGVVNYDTEIFCHWGNMIDGKVRVPDHHPYGDLPVWKVLQKSSNPGAYTLAKMTGREKFFDYAAAFGFGKKTDVSLAGESQGLLRDTGNLVDFSRVSYGYAVSVTPLQVANAYCVLANGGKLMRPRIVKSIDTNAGIVIEERQSEVIRRVISEKTASDMRRALATVTQKGGTATQAAVPGFTAGGKTGTAVKHDPVNGGYLEGRYTVSFAGMLPAEDPAFVCVVVIDDPQTNEVKRYGGTIAAPIWRETAKRVAAHMNLIPTEPVQETVTRTQ encoded by the coding sequence ATGGATAAAACTGCCCAAAGTCGTTCTCTCATTCTATGCCTGGTCATTGTAGCCGGGCTTAGTTTGTTGTCGGTGCGATTGGTCAACCTGCAGGTGGTCAATCGTACTCTTTACGCAGAGAAGGCGGGCAGATCCTATGAGCGCACTTACGAACTCATGGCGGAGCGTGGGGTGCTTCTGGATCGTAACGATGAAATCATCGCGCGTACGATTCGCACCCAGTCGGTCATGGTGGACAAGTATCACCTCGAGGATCCACGCATCGCAGCCAAAGGGCTGGCCTGCCGTGAGCTGATGAGCGACCCGGAGTGGAATCTCTGGGATGCAGAAAAGCGGAAGCATAAGATTAATATCAAAAGCAGGAAGATTCTCGCCGAGATGGATACCACTGAGATAGTCAGTGAGCATCTGGAGTATGCGATTGATATGTTGTTTCGACCATTGGGCATGAGTCGAGAAGAGCTCAAAGACAAGATCGGCTCACTGGATTCTAAGCCCAAGGATAAAATCATCTACAAGGATCTGCCTGCTGAGCTGGCGACGTTGTTGGATGAGCTGATCAGCGAGCGCTACATTCAGGGTTTCAGGTTCCATGAGTCGGTGAAGCGCTATTACACCTCCCCGTGGCTAGCGACACATCTTACTGGATATGTGGATCATGAAGGCCATGGTATGGCGGGTATCGAAAGATCCCTGGATGAATACCTCTCTGGAAAGAATGGTTATCGTAAGGAGATGAGGGATATCACCGGGATGGTCATGCCAGCCCACAAGGGAAGTACGCTGCCTCCAAAGAATGGTAAGAATGTGAAGCTAACTTTGGATATGGGGCTTCAAGCGATCTGCGAGGAGGAACTCGATAAGGGAATGGCCGAATTCCAGGGAGTGAAGGGATGTATTGTGCTGATGGACCCACACACAGGAGAGATTTTAGCGATGGCCAGCAGGCCTCATTTCAACCTCAACAACCGCGAAGGTGTGGCGGAGTATGGGTTTAACTATGCTTTGCAAGCGATCTATGAGCCAGGATCTACATTTAAGGTGGTGGCTGCCGCTTCAGCTCTGAATGAGGGTGTGGTGAATTATGATACGGAGATCTTTTGTCACTGGGGTAACATGATTGATGGAAAGGTTCGTGTACCGGACCATCATCCCTATGGTGATTTGCCGGTATGGAAAGTTTTGCAGAAATCATCCAATCCAGGGGCATACACTTTGGCGAAGATGACTGGCAGGGAGAAGTTTTTCGATTATGCAGCTGCATTTGGCTTCGGGAAAAAAACAGATGTGAGCCTTGCGGGGGAGAGTCAGGGGTTGCTCCGTGATACAGGAAATCTGGTGGACTTTTCTCGTGTCTCGTACGGGTATGCGGTGAGTGTGACTCCCCTGCAGGTTGCCAATGCCTACTGTGTTCTCGCCAATGGTGGAAAGCTCATGCGTCCGCGTATTGTGAAATCCATCGATACGAACGCTGGGATCGTGATCGAAGAAAGGCAGTCTGAGGTAATCCGTAGGGTGATCAGTGAGAAAACAGCTTCCGACATGAGGCGGGCTTTGGCGACAGTGACACAGAAAGGAGGAACCGCTACACAAGCAGCTGTTCCAGGATTTACCGCAGGTGGTAAAACAGGTACCGCCGTAAAGCATGATCCAGTAAACGGGGGCTACCTCGAGGGCCGCTATACCGTGTCTTTTGCAGGAATGTTACCAGCGGAAGACCCTGCCTTTGTTTGTGTAGTGGTAATCGATGACCCTCAGACAAACGAGGTGAAGCGCTACGGAGGAACGATTGCTGCACCAATTTGGCGTGAGACTGCAAAAAGAGTTGCCGCTCACATGAATTTAATACCTACAGAACCTGTCCAAGAAACAGTGACAAGAACGCAATGA
- a CDS encoding UDP-N-acetylmuramoyl-L-alanyl-D-glutamate--2,6-diaminopimelate ligase, translating into MTLRELTSYLPKSVASGDLGKSAIDVTSDSREVKEGFIFVAIRGNESDGHKYISQAVEAGAVAIVAEIAPDERWGNDCTWIHVKNSRLALASLANALQGQPSASLKVIGVTGTNGKTTTTYLAHHIMQTVLRRAGLMGTVKFHDGIEEVDATHTTPGPVELQKALKSMVDNECRGVAMEVSSHGIEQNRVEGVQFDAAVFTNLTQDHLDYHGSMEAYFGAKKRLFAQLKMQEGKKKPVAVINLDDRHGESLVKELGDQIKVTTYGMGAHCDFKASKIRQTMQGTEFQLDNRGKSFLVRTPLIGRFNVYNALAAIASCAAVGVKVRDAVQAMAEAPQVPGRMELVGFKEGFSVFVDYAHTPDALQNVCTTLKELEPNRLITVFGCGGDRDQKKRPLMGEVASENSNICLITSDNPRSENPEDIIAMIEKGMKNKQYRVIADREEAIRAAVNIADKGDVVLIAGKGHETYQQFADDKIDFDDRQVARWALRDRPAPKNDKR; encoded by the coding sequence ATGACTTTACGTGAATTAACATCCTATCTGCCGAAGTCGGTTGCCTCTGGTGACCTGGGTAAATCCGCTATCGACGTGACCTCTGACAGTCGCGAAGTAAAGGAGGGTTTCATCTTTGTTGCCATCCGGGGTAATGAGTCCGACGGGCACAAGTACATCAGCCAGGCAGTTGAGGCCGGGGCCGTAGCTATTGTTGCCGAGATCGCTCCTGATGAGCGGTGGGGCAATGATTGCACATGGATTCATGTGAAAAATTCTCGTTTGGCGCTCGCCAGTCTTGCAAATGCCTTACAAGGGCAGCCATCCGCGAGCCTAAAAGTAATCGGAGTGACTGGCACCAATGGTAAGACGACGACAACTTACCTCGCACACCATATTATGCAGACGGTGCTTCGTCGTGCTGGTCTGATGGGGACAGTAAAGTTTCACGATGGGATCGAGGAAGTGGATGCTACGCATACCACGCCTGGGCCCGTCGAGCTGCAGAAGGCGCTCAAGTCTATGGTGGATAATGAGTGTCGTGGTGTAGCCATGGAAGTGAGTTCTCACGGTATCGAGCAGAACCGTGTGGAAGGTGTTCAGTTTGACGCCGCGGTATTCACCAACCTGACGCAGGACCATCTCGATTACCATGGCAGCATGGAGGCTTACTTCGGTGCCAAGAAACGTCTCTTCGCCCAGTTGAAGATGCAGGAGGGTAAGAAAAAGCCAGTGGCTGTGATCAATCTCGATGATCGCCATGGCGAGAGCCTCGTGAAGGAATTGGGTGATCAAATCAAGGTGACTACCTATGGGATGGGAGCTCACTGCGATTTCAAGGCGAGCAAGATTCGCCAGACAATGCAGGGGACAGAGTTCCAGCTGGATAATCGCGGTAAATCATTTTTGGTGAGAACGCCACTGATCGGGCGCTTCAATGTCTACAATGCCTTGGCTGCGATTGCGTCTTGTGCGGCAGTGGGTGTCAAAGTGCGTGATGCGGTCCAAGCGATGGCTGAGGCTCCGCAGGTGCCTGGTCGTATGGAGCTGGTTGGTTTCAAGGAAGGCTTCAGTGTGTTCGTGGATTACGCACACACACCAGATGCGCTGCAGAATGTTTGTACGACTCTCAAAGAGCTCGAGCCTAATCGACTGATCACGGTATTTGGCTGTGGTGGAGATAGGGATCAGAAGAAACGCCCATTGATGGGTGAAGTGGCTTCTGAGAATTCAAATATTTGTCTGATTACTTCAGATAATCCGCGTTCCGAGAATCCTGAAGACATCATTGCGATGATCGAGAAGGGGATGAAAAACAAGCAGTACCGAGTGATTGCCGATCGTGAGGAGGCCATCCGTGCTGCCGTGAATATCGCAGACAAAGGTGATGTGGTGCTCATTGCTGGCAAAGGGCATGAAACCTATCAGCAATTTGCAGACGACAAAATTGATTTTGATGACCGACAGGTAGCTCGCTGGGCTCTCAGAGATAGACCAGCACCGAAGAACGATAAGCGTTAA
- a CDS encoding UDP-N-acetylmuramoyl-tripeptide--D-alanyl-D-alanine ligase, translating to MKKTPIAQIVEAVHGTLHCGDPSAEITSVSTDTRSLGEGAAFFALKGERFDAHDFLDQAVEKQATAIIVERVPEGFNAGGCAVIIVEDALTALQALASWYRRTLDVEVIGITGSNGKTSTKDFTRAVLEQKFSVNATKGNLNNHIGLPLTVLNTEEHHQVCVLEMGMNHPGEIAPLCSIAHPRIGIITNIGTAHIEYMGSREAIAEEKGELARALGNDGVLLVSAACDFAEYFRSRTKARTIVVGNGRGLVRAEDLKMDNTGSEFSLIVDEEEPIRVKIPVVGRHMISNALLAAGAGYALGMSKEEIAKGLNSVNLTSGRLRTFDSGGVTVFDDTYNANPESMKAAIETLSEVKVTPSSHRYVVLGQMAELGNHADNAHREVGELAADRGLIVLTVGDQALAISEGAASKGGEASHFNTTESAAKWLQEKCVAGDAVLFKGSRAAAMERVMHEAFPNK from the coding sequence ATGAAAAAGACCCCGATAGCCCAAATAGTTGAAGCCGTTCACGGTACCCTGCACTGCGGGGATCCGAGTGCGGAGATCACTTCGGTATCTACAGATACGAGAAGCTTGGGTGAAGGGGCCGCGTTCTTTGCGCTCAAAGGTGAGCGTTTCGATGCTCATGATTTTCTGGATCAGGCTGTCGAGAAGCAGGCGACAGCCATTATTGTAGAGAGAGTACCGGAAGGATTTAATGCCGGTGGCTGCGCAGTGATCATTGTCGAGGATGCGCTGACAGCTCTGCAGGCATTGGCGTCCTGGTACCGCAGGACACTTGATGTCGAGGTGATCGGTATCACTGGATCTAACGGGAAGACATCTACGAAGGATTTCACCCGGGCTGTGCTTGAGCAGAAATTCTCAGTCAACGCTACAAAGGGAAATCTCAATAACCACATCGGCCTGCCTCTCACGGTGCTCAACACTGAGGAACATCATCAGGTCTGTGTGCTGGAGATGGGAATGAACCATCCCGGTGAGATTGCACCGCTATGCAGTATTGCCCATCCACGCATCGGTATCATTACCAATATCGGAACGGCGCACATCGAGTACATGGGATCCCGCGAGGCGATCGCTGAGGAGAAAGGTGAACTTGCCAGAGCGCTGGGGAACGATGGAGTTCTTCTTGTGTCTGCTGCCTGCGATTTCGCTGAGTATTTCCGCAGTAGGACCAAAGCCAGGACGATTGTGGTGGGCAATGGTCGCGGACTAGTCCGAGCAGAAGATCTGAAGATGGATAACACTGGGTCGGAATTTTCTCTCATCGTCGATGAGGAGGAGCCTATACGAGTCAAGATTCCCGTGGTGGGACGCCACATGATTTCCAATGCTCTTTTGGCAGCGGGTGCAGGATACGCGCTGGGAATGAGCAAAGAGGAGATCGCCAAGGGCCTGAATAGTGTGAACCTGACAAGTGGCCGCCTGAGAACCTTCGACTCCGGTGGAGTCACAGTCTTTGATGACACCTACAATGCGAACCCTGAGTCCATGAAGGCGGCTATCGAAACTCTGTCCGAAGTCAAAGTCACGCCGAGTTCCCACCGTTATGTGGTGCTGGGGCAGATGGCTGAGCTCGGTAATCATGCGGATAATGCCCACCGTGAGGTTGGTGAGCTTGCTGCTGATAGGGGCTTGATTGTTCTGACTGTTGGTGATCAGGCCTTGGCTATTTCCGAAGGTGCTGCCAGCAAGGGCGGAGAGGCCAGTCATTTTAATACAACAGAATCTGCAGCGAAATGGTTGCAGGAAAAATGCGTCGCGGGTGACGCGGTACTATTTAAAGGCAGTCGCGCTGCCGCTATGGAGCGCGTGATGCATGAAGCTTTTCCTAACAAATAA
- the mraY gene encoding phospho-N-acetylmuramoyl-pentapeptide-transferase, giving the protein MLYTIYEWWHEASEAGADWAETFSFLNILQYITVRAILACLATFCLSLAMGPRIIRKLISLKVGQPIRSAEEVHKLNELHGAKAGTPTMGGVLILATVTIAVFLCGRPLNPFVAVTMFVMLGLGLLGFLDDYTKVKQKKSDGVSARGKLAWQCGIAIAAAAFLFFKPEVTGTAGQVVAQKEVITEQVSSETNPIESKAELPLKGVSGYWMKVDKKPQQLKAGEITFPLYKKPLFNLWYLAIPFFVLVIIGTSNAVNLTDGLDGLATGCTITTAMAYALIAYLGGNVIMGYDYLHIPYNPLLGELTVVLASLVGAAFGFLWFNCHPAKVFMGDTGSLAIGGALGTAAICTKQEILLVVIGWVFVMEAMSVMLQVGSFKLRKKRIFAMAPIHHHFELRGWHESQVIIRFWIISILCALLGLASLKIL; this is encoded by the coding sequence ATGTTATATACAATTTACGAATGGTGGCATGAAGCCTCAGAAGCTGGAGCTGATTGGGCTGAGACTTTCAGCTTCTTGAATATCTTGCAGTACATTACCGTGCGGGCCATCTTGGCTTGTTTGGCTACCTTCTGCCTGTCGTTGGCCATGGGGCCTCGAATCATCCGTAAATTGATTTCCCTCAAAGTGGGTCAGCCGATTCGCTCTGCAGAAGAGGTGCACAAGCTCAACGAGCTGCATGGAGCAAAGGCAGGAACTCCTACCATGGGTGGAGTACTTATTTTGGCAACCGTCACTATCGCGGTTTTCTTATGTGGTAGACCACTCAACCCGTTTGTCGCAGTAACGATGTTTGTGATGCTGGGACTTGGTTTGTTAGGCTTCCTGGATGACTACACGAAAGTGAAGCAGAAGAAGTCTGATGGGGTGAGCGCCCGTGGTAAGCTGGCGTGGCAATGTGGAATCGCCATCGCTGCTGCTGCCTTCTTGTTCTTCAAGCCTGAGGTGACCGGTACAGCTGGTCAAGTGGTGGCTCAAAAGGAAGTCATTACCGAGCAGGTGAGTAGTGAGACAAATCCGATAGAATCCAAGGCGGAGCTTCCGCTGAAGGGAGTTAGTGGCTACTGGATGAAGGTCGATAAAAAGCCTCAGCAGCTCAAGGCGGGCGAGATTACTTTCCCGCTCTACAAGAAGCCTTTGTTCAATCTCTGGTATCTTGCCATTCCCTTCTTTGTGTTGGTGATCATCGGGACTTCAAACGCGGTGAACCTTACAGACGGTCTGGATGGCTTGGCCACTGGTTGTACGATTACGACAGCCATGGCGTATGCCTTGATAGCCTACCTTGGAGGTAACGTGATCATGGGGTATGACTACCTGCACATTCCCTACAACCCACTATTAGGTGAACTTACCGTGGTGCTGGCCAGTCTGGTGGGGGCAGCCTTTGGCTTCCTCTGGTTCAACTGCCACCCTGCAAAAGTATTCATGGGGGATACCGGGTCCTTGGCGATTGGTGGAGCCTTGGGCACTGCTGCGATCTGTACCAAGCAGGAGATTTTGTTAGTCGTGATCGGGTGGGTCTTCGTGATGGAGGCGATGTCCGTGATGTTACAGGTGGGTAGTTTTAAGCTGCGTAAGAAGCGTATCTTTGCGATGGCTCCCATCCATCATCACTTCGAACTTCGAGGCTGGCATGAGAGTCAGGTGATTATCCGCTTCTGGATTATCTCCATTCTCTGTGCGCTTCTCGGTCTAGCTTCACTGAAAATTCTCTAA